Proteins encoded in a region of the Malaciobacter mytili LMG 24559 genome:
- a CDS encoding DoxX family protein: protein MKRKVYIISTLIIVVLVGFVGGAVDILLTDSVIKVANDLGYPLYFFTALGVLKIIGGAMLLLPKKLDRIREFAYVGFALDFLFASYSHYSSKNSIEEIIIPLIFLAILIVSYTLKNQTTLFKNNEL, encoded by the coding sequence ATGAAGAGAAAAGTTTACATTATTTCGACACTTATTATAGTTGTATTAGTTGGTTTTGTAGGTGGAGCAGTAGATATTTTGCTTACGGATTCAGTTATAAAAGTTGCAAATGATTTAGGATACCCTTTATATTTTTTTACTGCACTTGGTGTTTTAAAAATTATTGGTGGGGCTATGCTTTTATTACCTAAAAAACTTGATAGAATTAGAGAATTTGCATATGTAGGATTTGCTCTTGACTTTCTATTTGCCTCGTATTCTCACTATAGTTCAAAAAATAGTATAGAAGAGATTATTATTCCTTTAATATTCTTAGCTATTTTAATAGTATCATATACTTTAAAAAATCAAACAACTCTATTTAAAAATAATGAACTTTAG
- a CDS encoding globin domain-containing protein: MQFTITPAQVGTRPPVSLPTPQFLELLKEEGIRKLVSDHYDLLRQSNIKGLFPPTDEGFALAKEHSADFFIQICGGPKYFNEKRGAPMMAARHSPFKINQEARRIWLESYAMVLAPLQIPEEVKKSFWNYIDIFSIWMMNSMEN; this comes from the coding sequence ATGCAATTCACAATAACACCTGCACAAGTAGGTACAAGACCACCTGTTTCACTTCCAACACCACAATTTTTAGAACTTTTAAAAGAAGAAGGAATTAGAAAGCTTGTATCAGATCACTATGATTTATTAAGACAAAGTAATATTAAAGGGCTATTTCCTCCAACAGATGAAGGTTTTGCTTTAGCAAAAGAACATTCTGCTGATTTTTTTATACAAATTTGTGGAGGACCAAAATATTTTAATGAAAAAAGAGGTGCACCTATGATGGCAGCAAGACACTCACCTTTTAAAATCAATCAAGAAGCAAGAAGAATCTGGTTAGAAAGTTATGCTATGGTTTTAGCACCATTACAAATTCCAGAAGAAGTGAAAAAATCTTTTTGGAACTATATAGATATTTTTTCTATTTGGATGATGAATAGTATGGAAAACTAA
- the ciaB gene encoding invasion protein CiaB: MTENQFLKDVEKIYQFLENEKNSINEIIKNLENKEFEKLTIIDDFAKTLGLTLDDNLRFALVTRVVNLRDDSLVQVLKKLAKKEEEIITLQEKAYIFVKEFWEEKHLKLINFINENRLLTPFYRTIFNGVFSVGKVMSTWQSSWTALIINKTNKDLLAKFNGDEKKVFEYLEKEKLFDLGHGGEIADRCYSALVKNKDKYESQAYIKAFKKEVTSVVDALENFADNLIELEDEIYNQKWDYILYIQALIKAFSEDDVNLLVDRWADVDRAWMKITTPIQIGHPLEYYEDHFRKAVALEWDIRLTNPSFAKNENRVNKIKAAFEKIYNSFETNKKYEDIYKFSLKSLDKVQLYIGRPALFFAAGFNGLFSAQVVPNDEIVSKEEGKKIFAFSDEILQSSRAKPFLRLSREIFGQELLTKDREFLFNETEKWHQVYDISTIGHEFGHILWCDNETEAVMNKTGNFKNIEEFKATTGGLISFFCDESNDEKQLEEQVLIDLVKRAVGLIGWMEVDEVQPYYCEGLIHLNALFDTKVLEFEKEVLSIDLSKQKIDELKKWYITTYTNLAKHYLEKKDATQFLNQFAIKEEKYFMPTNPTINSFVKFYFEKYKDIGQELDTIDKKSNYLR, encoded by the coding sequence ATGACTGAAAATCAATTTTTAAAAGATGTAGAAAAAATATATCAATTTTTAGAAAATGAAAAAAATAGTATAAATGAAATTATTAAAAATCTTGAAAATAAAGAGTTTGAAAAACTAACTATTATTGATGATTTTGCAAAAACTTTAGGATTAACACTTGATGATAATTTAAGATTTGCACTTGTTACAAGAGTAGTAAATTTAAGAGATGATTCCCTTGTACAAGTTCTAAAAAAACTTGCTAAAAAAGAAGAAGAAATTATTACTTTACAAGAAAAGGCTTATATTTTTGTAAAAGAATTTTGGGAAGAAAAACACTTAAAACTAATTAACTTTATAAATGAAAATAGACTTCTTACACCATTTTATAGAACAATTTTTAATGGAGTATTTAGCGTAGGTAAAGTTATGAGTACTTGGCAAAGTTCATGGACAGCACTAATTATAAATAAAACAAATAAAGACTTACTTGCAAAATTTAATGGTGATGAAAAAAAAGTATTTGAATATTTAGAAAAGGAAAAACTATTTGATTTAGGACATGGGGGAGAAATAGCAGATAGATGTTATTCTGCTCTTGTAAAAAATAAAGATAAATATGAATCACAAGCATATATAAAAGCCTTTAAAAAAGAAGTGACAAGTGTAGTTGATGCCCTTGAAAACTTTGCTGACAATTTAATAGAATTGGAAGATGAAATATATAATCAAAAATGGGATTATATTTTATATATACAAGCTTTAATTAAAGCATTTAGTGAAGATGACGTAAATTTACTTGTAGATAGATGGGCTGATGTGGATAGAGCTTGGATGAAAATTACAACTCCAATTCAAATAGGACATCCATTAGAGTATTATGAAGATCATTTTAGAAAAGCTGTTGCATTAGAGTGGGATATAAGACTTACAAATCCAAGTTTTGCAAAAAATGAAAATAGAGTAAATAAAATAAAAGCTGCATTTGAGAAAATTTATAATAGTTTTGAAACAAATAAAAAATATGAAGATATTTATAAATTTTCATTAAAATCTTTAGATAAAGTACAATTATATATTGGAAGACCTGCCCTATTTTTTGCAGCAGGATTTAATGGACTATTTTCTGCACAAGTTGTACCAAATGATGAAATAGTATCAAAAGAAGAAGGTAAAAAAATCTTTGCTTTTAGTGATGAAATTCTTCAAAGTAGCCGAGCAAAACCTTTCTTAAGACTTAGTCGTGAAATTTTTGGACAAGAGTTACTTACAAAAGATAGAGAATTTTTATTTAATGAGACTGAAAAATGGCATCAAGTTTATGATATAAGTACAATTGGTCATGAATTTGGACATATTTTATGGTGTGATAATGAAACTGAAGCAGTGATGAATAAAACTGGAAATTTTAAAAATATTGAAGAGTTTAAAGCAACAACAGGAGGACTTATCTCATTTTTTTGTGATGAATCAAATGATGAAAAACAGTTGGAAGAACAAGTTTTAATTGATTTAGTAAAAAGAGCAGTAGGGCTTATTGGTTGGATGGAAGTTGATGAAGTACAGCCATATTATTGTGAAGGACTTATTCATCTAAATGCACTTTTTGATACAAAAGTATTAGAGTTTGAAAAAGAAGTTTTAAGTATTGATTTAAGTAAACAAAAGATTGATGAACTTAAAAAATGGTATATTACAACATATACAAATTTAGCAAAACACTATTTAGAAAAGAAAGATGCAACACAATTTTTAAATCAATTTGCTATAAAAGAAGAAAAATATTTTATGCCAACAAATCCTACTATAAACTCTTTTGTAAAATTTTATTTTGAAAAATATAAAGATATAGGTCAAGAGTTAGATACAATTGACAAAAAAAGTAATTATTTAAGATAA
- a CDS encoding EAL domain-containing protein: MKNKVLFKLILISLIPTFGMIFFSSVYIYNKYKALENLNSIDSNINYLLNAEFLLNNIQKERGMSAGFIGSKGKKFINELKHQRILTNESKIIFENFILKNSFAKQNTHIKKIQEEIFNLERLRKEVDEVKLTLNEELKEYNQITNSIINSMNILQVKKQNSQIDNKLQALLYLVNIKEFAGLERAMLSNTFSKKNLKKEDYNKIIEFISLQKNNIKNFKNITTIEDLDYFYKTYNSKLIENVQNFRKKIYNFDSYQVENSDAKLWWELSTKRIDALGEIIEYFVKKVLKESKFLKESIINSLIYSFILWILSIAASIFSIFAIKNIVKKENISFKNLKKQKKMYNILNHANELIIYNYTMEEVLNKACSFATKELELSLSFICLLNKDKLQIVESNGEKKEILSKLETNDNHKIYKKSLIERKNIVVNNILKDKSSIDFSTEKISSIKSIAVYPLYKKDEAVGIMAFCSSDEEYFDEEIITIFDKMTNDLSYGLEKEENEKLRLEYEEELRIASYSFDSQEAMAITDANANIIKVNSSFTKITGYEKEEVIGKNPKILKSGKHSDEFYEKMWRDLLTYGSWSGEIYNKRKNSEIYPERATITAIKNSMGKITHFIAQFFDITEIKDNQEKLIRQVQTDSLTGLYNRTVLNDRLSQAIASANRTKNFGALIFIDLDNFKYINDSLGHDIGDLFLIKIANIIKSNSREDDIIIRLGGDEFVILVQNLNYQKTQAIIKVETFANKIRDALDNPIKINQHNLTTTCSIGIALFPEKNKCSIDIVKNADSAMYLSKENGKNKVMFYHEDLDKKTKTFLKIENELRAAIKEEQFEIHYQNKFDYKNNRIIGFEALIRWIHPTKGIVYPNYFLEVAQKSDLIIQIGRLVIKEVIKQIKIWQKEEEFKDIKISINISSLEFEQLDFLEFLQNTIKEYKVDTKYLEFEINENAMFKDLNFVIKRIKELKKLGISCSIDGVGIGYTSFDYISKVPVDTIKLDRSFLRKKDKLINDSIINMIIEVSQKLNLNLIIEGVENEEELEYLKTKNSYIYQGYYFSKPLKANEAIKLLNKK, from the coding sequence ATGAAAAACAAAGTTTTATTTAAACTTATTCTTATTTCACTTATTCCAACTTTTGGTATGATATTTTTCAGTAGTGTTTATATCTATAACAAATATAAAGCCTTGGAAAATTTAAATAGCATTGATTCAAATATCAATTATCTTTTAAATGCAGAATTCTTATTAAATAATATACAAAAAGAAAGAGGAATGTCTGCTGGTTTTATTGGTTCAAAAGGTAAAAAGTTTATAAATGAGTTAAAACACCAAAGAATTCTTACAAATGAATCTAAAATAATCTTTGAAAATTTTATCTTAAAAAATAGCTTTGCAAAGCAAAATACACATATAAAAAAAATTCAAGAAGAAATTTTTAATTTAGAAAGATTAAGAAAAGAAGTAGATGAAGTAAAACTTACTTTAAATGAAGAGTTAAAAGAGTATAACCAAATTACAAATAGTATTATAAACTCAATGAACATTTTGCAAGTAAAAAAACAAAATTCACAAATAGATAATAAACTTCAAGCCTTATTATATTTAGTAAATATAAAAGAGTTTGCAGGACTTGAAAGGGCTATGTTATCAAATACTTTTTCAAAAAAAAATTTAAAAAAAGAAGACTATAATAAAATTATAGAGTTTATCTCTTTACAAAAAAATAATATTAAAAATTTTAAGAATATAACTACTATTGAAGATCTTGATTATTTTTATAAAACCTATAATAGTAAACTAATAGAAAATGTACAAAATTTTAGAAAAAAAATCTATAACTTTGATAGCTATCAAGTAGAAAACTCAGATGCAAAACTATGGTGGGAACTCTCTACTAAAAGAATTGATGCATTAGGAGAAATAATTGAATATTTTGTAAAAAAAGTATTAAAAGAATCAAAATTTTTAAAAGAATCAATTATTAATAGTTTGATTTATAGCTTTATTTTATGGATTTTAAGTATTGCTGCTTCTATATTTTCTATTTTTGCTATTAAAAATATTGTTAAAAAAGAGAATATTAGTTTTAAAAATCTAAAAAAACAAAAAAAGATGTACAATATCTTAAATCATGCAAATGAACTTATTATATATAACTATACAATGGAAGAGGTTCTAAATAAAGCTTGTAGTTTTGCCACAAAAGAGTTAGAACTATCTCTTAGTTTTATTTGTTTATTAAATAAAGATAAATTACAAATAGTTGAAAGTAATGGAGAAAAAAAAGAGATTTTATCAAAATTAGAAACAAACGATAATCATAAAATATATAAAAAGTCTTTAATTGAAAGAAAAAATATTGTTGTAAATAATATATTAAAAGATAAATCTTCAATCGACTTTTCAACAGAAAAAATCTCTTCTATTAAATCAATAGCTGTTTATCCTTTATATAAAAAAGATGAAGCCGTAGGTATTATGGCTTTTTGTTCAAGTGATGAAGAGTATTTTGATGAAGAGATAATAACTATTTTTGATAAGATGACAAATGATTTATCATATGGTTTAGAAAAAGAAGAAAATGAAAAACTAAGATTAGAATATGAAGAAGAACTAAGAATTGCTTCATACTCTTTTGACTCACAAGAAGCTATGGCAATAACAGATGCAAATGCCAATATTATAAAAGTAAATAGCTCTTTTACAAAAATCACAGGTTATGAAAAAGAAGAAGTTATAGGTAAAAACCCAAAAATTCTAAAATCAGGAAAACATAGTGATGAGTTTTATGAAAAAATGTGGAGAGATTTACTAACTTATGGTTCTTGGAGTGGTGAAATATATAATAAAAGAAAAAATTCTGAGATATATCCAGAAAGAGCTACAATTACTGCTATTAAAAATAGTATGGGGAAAATCACTCATTTTATTGCACAGTTTTTTGATATTACAGAAATAAAAGATAATCAAGAAAAACTTATTAGACAAGTTCAAACAGATAGTTTAACAGGACTTTATAATAGAACAGTTTTAAATGATAGATTATCACAAGCAATAGCCTCTGCTAATAGAACAAAAAACTTTGGAGCTTTGATTTTCATAGATTTAGATAATTTTAAATATATAAATGACTCTTTAGGGCATGATATAGGAGATTTATTTTTAATAAAAATTGCAAATATTATAAAGTCAAACTCAAGGGAAGATGATATTATAATAAGACTTGGAGGAGATGAATTTGTAATTTTAGTTCAAAATTTAAATTACCAAAAAACACAAGCAATAATTAAAGTTGAAACTTTTGCAAATAAAATAAGAGATGCTTTAGATAATCCTATAAAAATAAATCAGCATAATCTAACTACTACTTGTTCTATTGGTATAGCATTATTTCCAGAAAAAAATAAATGTTCTATTGATATAGTTAAAAATGCAGATTCGGCTATGTATTTATCTAAAGAAAATGGTAAAAATAAAGTTATGTTTTATCATGAAGATTTAGATAAAAAAACAAAAACTTTCTTAAAAATTGAAAATGAATTAAGAGCAGCCATAAAAGAAGAACAGTTTGAAATTCACTATCAAAATAAATTTGATTATAAAAATAATAGAATTATTGGTTTTGAAGCTTTAATTAGATGGATTCATCCAACTAAAGGAATAGTTTATCCAAACTACTTTTTAGAAGTTGCTCAAAAATCTGATTTAATTATACAAATTGGAAGATTAGTAATAAAAGAAGTAATAAAACAAATAAAAATTTGGCAAAAAGAAGAAGAATTTAAAGATATTAAAATCTCTATAAATATCTCTTCCCTTGAATTTGAACAACTTGATTTTTTAGAGTTTTTACAAAATACTATTAAAGAGTATAAAGTAGATACAAAATATTTGGAATTTGAAATTAATGAAAATGCTATGTTTAAAGATTTAAATTTTGTAATAAAAAGAATTAAAGAATTAAAAAAACTAGGTATCTCTTGTAGCATAGATGGAGTAGGAATAGGATATACCTCTTTTGATTATATTTCAAAAGTTCCTGTAGATACAATAAAGCTTGATAGAAGTTTTTTAAGAAAAAAAGATAAACTGATAAATGATTCTATTATAAATATGATAATTGAAGTTTCTCAAAAATTAAACTTAAATTTAATAATTGAAGGTGTTGAGAATGAAGAAGAATTAGAGTATCTAAAAACCAAAAATAGCTATATTTATCAAGGATATTATTTTAGTAAACCGCTTAAAGCAAATGAAGCAATTAAATTACTAAATAAAAAATAA